Within Pueribacillus theae, the genomic segment AAAGAGCGATTGCGGAATCACCGTTGAATTCCCAATGACCATCTGTACGGCTAATGCTTCCCCAAACGCACGCGCCATTCCAAATACGATTGCAGTGAAAAGACCGGGAAGAGCTGTCGTCAGCAAAACGCGGGAAATCGTCTGCCAGCGAGTTCCTCCAAGCGCCAATGAAGCTTCACGAAGCTGTAAAGGGACAGAACGAATCGCATCAACCGATAAACTAGTAATCGTAGGCAAAATCATAATCGAAAGAACAATGGTACCAGCGGCTATTCCAAATCCGCTTCCAGAAACATGGTCACGCAAAAAAGGAACAACCACACTAAGACCAATAAACCCATATACGACAGAAGGGATGCCTACAAGCAATTCAACCATTGGCTGGAGAAATTTTTTTCCAATGTGAGGCGAAATTTCTGTCATGAATATTGCCACACCTATTGCTATCGGTGCTGACACAAGCGCAGCCAAAACCGTCACGGTGAAGGAACCAATGATAAGAGGCAACGCCCCAACGAAAGGTTTGC encodes:
- the pstC gene encoding phosphate ABC transporter permease subunit PstC; the protein is MKGERRLSDKESAKIWASNTKRWKERWGRTITFISVSLMAVIGISILLFVASKGLSTFFVNKASVVQFLTGLHWEPSKLDEFGKPFVGALPLIIGSFTVTVLAALVSAPIAIGVAIFMTEISPHIGKKFLQPMVELLVGIPSVVYGFIGLSVVVPFLRDHVSGSGFGIAAGTIVLSIMILPTITSLSVDAIRSVPLQLREASLALGGTRWQTISRVLLTTALPGLFTAIVFGMARAFGEALAVQMVIGNSTVIPQSLFEPASTLTSILTMGMGYTVMGQVENNALWTLAFVLLGMSLFFILIIRRLERRRIYR